In Nostoc sp. GT001, a genomic segment contains:
- a CDS encoding nucleotidyltransferase family protein, whose amino-acid sequence MNSNTRLQMILADTRINTVLPAIAQLNLPNWWLAGGAVRNTVWSSIFGNDCGLIIKDFDIAFFDIEGNRSQELVAKATLTEQFPDDEFDVKNQASFARWRLGSRPYTSTEDGIADWLHTATAVGVRLNAQGQWQFFTPYGLDDLFGGIIRPTPTHTHNLDAHNKASGFLQKCPYLRLA is encoded by the coding sequence ATGAATAGTAACACTCGCCTACAGATGATTTTAGCTGATACACGTATTAATACAGTATTACCTGCGATCGCTCAACTAAATCTACCTAACTGGTGGTTAGCCGGGGGTGCAGTCCGAAACACCGTTTGGTCTTCAATTTTTGGCAATGACTGTGGATTAATTATTAAAGATTTCGATATTGCATTCTTTGATATAGAGGGGAACCGTTCTCAAGAACTAGTGGCAAAGGCGACTCTCACAGAACAATTTCCTGATGACGAGTTTGATGTCAAAAATCAAGCCAGTTTTGCTCGTTGGCGTCTTGGTAGCAGACCTTATACTAGTACAGAGGATGGCATCGCAGATTGGCTGCACACCGCTACTGCTGTGGGAGTTCGACTAAATGCTCAAGGACAATGGCAATTTTTCACACCTTACGGGTTGGATGACCTATTTGGTGGCATTATTCGACCTACGCCAACGCATACTCATAATTTGGATGCCCATAATAAGGCATCTGGATTTTTACAGAAGTGTCCTTATCTGCGGTTGGCGTAA
- a CDS encoding plasmid pRiA4b ORF-3 family protein gives MEDLFARLERTLNPELPSLTESQQKLLQELSIDENQPGTILHDFQTLIDFLQPNGVEVSSINNLLPLKVLSEVNSRLSHPIETKLKRPVQKSYPYINGLYLLLRSSGIAQIRSQGKKQVLVLDAATLQSWSSLNLTERYFNLLEAWLIWGNNEVLGEHQDSLGNLFRCIQLWPRVPDKGLKFPKYEDQNNISYYPGLHNVALLELFGFLFIKHGKPQEGKGWRITSLQRLPFGDALLQFLFPLGIRGELQDDVNVSFGKLQSHFQPFFPEWKHNLLVPKQGFTDGIYIFKVSLFKAWRRIAIPAKKPLSWLAEIILDAFDFDYDHLYEFSYKDHFGRIIKIGHAYMETPPFADQVQIGDLSLEPGGKMTYLYDFGDNWKFDVQLEAINPPDHKIKKPKILEVHGNAPQQYWSEDDESDEYEE, from the coding sequence ATGGAAGATTTATTTGCGCGACTAGAACGCACACTCAATCCTGAACTGCCTTCCTTAACAGAGTCACAACAAAAACTCCTACAAGAACTCAGTATTGATGAAAATCAACCCGGTACGATTTTGCATGACTTTCAAACTCTGATAGATTTCTTGCAACCAAACGGAGTGGAAGTTAGTAGTATTAATAACCTTCTACCGCTAAAAGTCCTATCAGAAGTTAATTCTCGGTTAAGTCACCCAATTGAAACTAAACTCAAACGCCCCGTACAGAAATCATACCCCTACATTAATGGACTATATCTGTTATTACGCAGTTCTGGAATAGCCCAAATTAGATCCCAAGGGAAGAAGCAGGTTTTAGTTTTAGATGCAGCAACTTTGCAATCATGGTCAAGCCTCAATCTAACAGAACGTTATTTCAACTTATTAGAAGCTTGGTTGATTTGGGGAAATAACGAAGTTTTGGGTGAACATCAAGATTCATTAGGTAATTTATTTAGATGTATTCAACTTTGGCCCCGCGTTCCAGATAAAGGTTTAAAATTTCCTAAATATGAAGATCAAAACAATATTAGTTATTACCCCGGACTGCATAATGTTGCCCTGTTAGAGTTATTTGGATTTTTATTTATCAAACATGGTAAACCACAAGAAGGCAAGGGGTGGCGTATTACTAGTTTACAACGCTTACCCTTTGGTGATGCTCTGTTGCAATTCCTTTTTCCATTGGGGATACGAGGAGAATTACAGGATGATGTGAATGTGAGTTTTGGAAAATTACAGTCACATTTTCAACCATTTTTTCCAGAATGGAAGCATAATTTACTTGTTCCTAAGCAAGGCTTCACCGATGGTATTTATATTTTCAAAGTATCTCTTTTTAAGGCTTGGCGACGCATTGCCATACCAGCAAAAAAACCATTAAGCTGGCTAGCAGAGATAATTCTTGATGCTTTTGACTTTGATTACGATCATCTGTATGAGTTTAGTTATAAAGACCATTTTGGTCGCATCATAAAAATTGGTCATGCCTATATGGAAACGCCCCCATTTGCTGACCAAGTGCAGATTGGTGATTTATCTTTAGAACCGGGTGGTAAAATGACCTATCTTTATGATTTTGGTGACAACTGGAAATTTGATGTGCAGTTAGAAGCAATTAATCCACCTGATCACAAAATCAAAAAACCGAAGATTTTAGAAGTCCACGGAAATGCACCTCAACAGTATTGGAGTGAGGATGATGAATCGGATGAATATGAAGAATGA
- a CDS encoding GFA family protein produces the protein MSLPYTGGCQCGQIRYEINAEPLTLYLCHCKECQKQSSSAFGMSLTVLRDAVVIVQGKPKSWTRKNDSGREVNNLFCGDCGTRLFHERTYNPNTINVKAGTLDDTSWLRPVGNIWTRSAQSWVIISDQLLNYDGQPEDTQALWEKWK, from the coding sequence GTGAGCCTTCCATATACTGGAGGTTGTCAATGTGGACAGATTCGTTATGAAATTAATGCCGAACCGTTAACACTTTACCTATGTCACTGTAAAGAGTGTCAAAAACAATCGTCCAGTGCCTTTGGTATGTCTCTTACAGTACTACGAGATGCTGTTGTAATTGTTCAGGGAAAACCGAAATCTTGGACTCGGAAAAATGATAGCGGACGTGAGGTTAATAACCTATTCTGTGGCGACTGCGGAACGCGATTGTTCCATGAAAGAACTTACAATCCAAATACTATCAATGTCAAAGCTGGAACCTTAGATGATACCAGTTGGTTACGCCCAGTAGGTAACATTTGGACACGCAGTGCCCAGTCATGGGTGATAATTTCAGACCAATTGCTCAACTATGACGGGCAACCAGAAGATACGCAGGCTTTATGGGAAAAATGGAAATAA
- the cobO gene encoding cob(I)yrinic acid a,c-diamide adenosyltransferase → MKNDTPRELNPDQEIGRLIDEVMSSSLTDEQYRKKMQRRKEVQDKRIAEAVPEKGLIIVNTGNGKGKTTAALGMVLRSLGHGYKVAIVQFIKGSWEPSEKRVFSYWEDQIEFHAMGEGFTWETQDRDRDLDKASAAWEKSLEYIRNPDFHLVLLDEINIALKMAYLPVEDVLAGLAQKPANKHVILTGRGAPPALIERADLVTEMTLVKHPFRDQGVKAQPGIEY, encoded by the coding sequence ATGAAAAACGATACACCGCGAGAATTGAACCCAGACCAAGAAATTGGACGCTTGATTGATGAGGTAATGTCTTCATCTCTGACTGATGAACAGTACCGCAAAAAAATGCAGCGACGCAAAGAAGTGCAAGACAAGCGCATAGCAGAAGCTGTACCAGAAAAAGGATTAATTATTGTAAATACTGGTAACGGTAAGGGTAAAACCACTGCGGCTTTGGGGATGGTGTTGCGATCGCTCGGTCATGGGTATAAAGTAGCGATCGTCCAATTCATCAAAGGTAGCTGGGAACCTTCCGAAAAAAGGGTCTTCAGTTATTGGGAAGACCAGATAGAATTTCATGCAATGGGCGAAGGATTTACCTGGGAAACTCAAGACCGCGATCGCGATCTTGACAAAGCTAGCGCCGCCTGGGAAAAATCATTAGAATACATCCGCAACCCAGACTTTCATCTAGTGTTGTTAGACGAAATCAATATCGCCCTTAAAATGGCTTATTTACCAGTAGAAGACGTTTTAGCCGGTTTGGCACAAAAACCCGCTAACAAACACGTTATTCTCACAGGTAGAGGCGCACCACCTGCTTTAATTGAGCGTGCTGACTTAGTAACTGAAATGACCCTAGTTAAGCACCCTTTCCGCGATCAAGGTGTGAAAGCACAACCGGGAATTGAATATTAA
- a CDS encoding peptidoglycan-binding domain-containing protein yields MLDLFISTYLIFVKQDTLNGSLIAKEPKSMAVSSPEVIRHILIGLGYLAPEIDPKPDLTKFAPWKRNNNSLTDDPTEEAIKKFQKQYSQKLVVNGNADAETRTVMEETVKGLQNRLKFHGFATNAEIPKDLPFYGPATYTAVKKFQKSQGLTENGIATIEQRQILQQSSLTDKPKPQTQVKLIDLYFQFKKNPQNPSYIAALNNLQQNLPKDVLHKVTNKWRGTNDQNPEIVKLTNVFTYYDDNNANHRDALNHLQSQITPAISQAFLSLWNKK; encoded by the coding sequence ATGTTAGATTTATTTATTTCTACTTACCTAATTTTTGTAAAACAAGATACATTAAATGGTAGTTTAATCGCAAAGGAACCAAAAAGTATGGCCGTTAGTAGCCCTGAAGTCATCCGTCATATATTGATCGGATTGGGATATTTAGCTCCTGAGATTGATCCTAAGCCGGATCTCACTAAATTTGCTCCCTGGAAGCGGAATAACAACTCTTTGACAGACGATCCTACTGAAGAAGCGATTAAAAAGTTTCAGAAACAGTATTCACAAAAACTTGTGGTTAATGGTAATGCTGATGCAGAGACTCGAACTGTCATGGAAGAAACAGTCAAAGGGCTTCAGAATAGATTGAAGTTTCACGGTTTTGCAACCAATGCCGAAATTCCAAAAGATTTGCCTTTTTATGGCCCAGCTACTTATACAGCAGTCAAGAAATTTCAGAAATCTCAGGGTTTAACTGAAAATGGGATTGCTACTATTGAACAGCGGCAAATTCTACAGCAATCTAGTCTGACAGATAAGCCCAAACCTCAGACACAAGTAAAGCTGATAGATTTGTATTTCCAATTCAAAAAAAATCCTCAAAATCCTTCTTACATTGCAGCGTTAAATAACTTACAACAAAATCTACCCAAGGACGTTTTACACAAAGTTACTAACAAATGGAGGGGGACAAACGATCAAAATCCTGAGATTGTCAAGCTGACGAATGTTTTTACTTATTATGATGACAATAATGCAAACCATCGTGATGCACTAAATCACTTACAAAGTCAGATTACCCCAGCCATCTCTCAAGCATTTTTAAGTCTTTGGAATAAGAAGTAA
- a CDS encoding 2'-5' RNA ligase family protein, with protein sequence MSRFFVALLPPQDIQDYANEIKQYFAERYTSSGALKSPPHITLQPPFEWADDNLPVLEASLKEFASEQQQVAITLKGFNAFAPRVIYINVVRSQELLTLQADLMAYTESNLQIVDKVSKTRPFAPHLTVAFRDLTKQNFKAAWPEFENRQLHFEFTADKLTLLLHDGKRWNINREFAFFSGSN encoded by the coding sequence ATGAGCCGTTTTTTTGTCGCCCTTTTACCACCACAAGATATTCAAGACTACGCCAACGAGATTAAGCAGTATTTTGCCGAGCGCTATACTAGTAGCGGAGCGTTAAAGTCTCCGCCTCATATTACCCTGCAACCGCCTTTTGAATGGGCAGATGATAACTTGCCAGTGTTAGAAGCATCCTTGAAGGAGTTTGCCAGTGAACAACAGCAAGTAGCAATTACACTAAAAGGGTTTAATGCCTTTGCGCCTCGTGTCATATACATTAATGTCGTCAGAAGTCAAGAGCTTTTAACTTTGCAAGCTGATTTAATGGCTTATACAGAAAGCAACTTGCAAATTGTTGACAAGGTTTCTAAAACCCGCCCTTTTGCACCCCATTTAACGGTTGCATTTCGGGATTTAACAAAGCAGAATTTTAAAGCTGCTTGGCCAGAATTTGAAAATCGTCAGTTGCATTTTGAGTTTACTGCTGACAAATTAACCTTGCTGCTTCACGATGGGAAGCGCTGGAATATTAACCGGGAGTTTGCTTTTTTCTCTGGTAGTAATTGA
- a CDS encoding YciI family protein, which yields MPWFVKIEEGKVDKPTFDQYVPAHKAYIRELITKGHKARTGYWVEQRGGMLLFEAASKEEAEAIVADDPLVKHGCVNYQLYEWRIVME from the coding sequence ATGCCGTGGTTTGTAAAAATTGAAGAGGGCAAAGTCGATAAACCTACCTTTGACCAATATGTACCTGCTCACAAAGCTTACATTCGGGAATTGATTACTAAAGGACACAAAGCGCGAACAGGCTATTGGGTGGAGCAAAGAGGCGGGATGTTGCTGTTTGAGGCAGCCTCAAAGGAGGAAGCGGAAGCGATTGTGGCTGATGATCCCTTGGTAAAACACGGCTGCGTCAACTATCAGCTTTATGAATGGCGAATTGTTATGGAATGA
- a CDS encoding phasin family protein: MPGFGDIVQKAFYLGVGLASYAGEKAGGKLAEVRSQVQKLADEMVAKGEMNTEEARRFVEDMMKQAQQAQPSVETSPETPPSQPRRIEILEEDEEPTVKEASNDENVDKLRDEVLKLQDELKRLQRDR; this comes from the coding sequence ATGCCTGGTTTTGGAGATATTGTTCAAAAAGCTTTTTACCTCGGTGTTGGATTAGCTTCTTACGCAGGTGAGAAAGCAGGGGGAAAATTAGCCGAAGTGCGATCGCAAGTCCAAAAACTGGCAGATGAAATGGTGGCAAAGGGCGAAATGAACACAGAAGAAGCCCGCCGCTTCGTTGAGGACATGATGAAGCAAGCCCAACAAGCCCAACCATCTGTTGAAACATCACCAGAAACGCCTCCTTCTCAACCTCGCCGCATTGAAATTTTAGAGGAAGATGAAGAGCCAACGGTCAAAGAAGCGTCAAATGATGAGAATGTAGATAAATTGCGCGATGAAGTGCTAAAGCTGCAAGACGAGTTAAAACGATTGCAACGTGATCGATAA
- the queF gene encoding preQ(1) synthase, producing the protein MTNQEMKYGERDIAEGKLITFPNPRVGRRYDINITLPEFTCKCPFSGYPDFATIYVSYVPDERVVELKALKLYINSYRDRYISHEESANQILDDFVAACDPLEVTVKADFTPRGNVHTVVEVRHQK; encoded by the coding sequence ATGACAAACCAAGAAATGAAGTATGGCGAACGCGACATTGCAGAAGGTAAACTAATTACCTTTCCGAATCCGCGTGTGGGGAGGCGATATGACATTAACATTACTTTACCGGAATTTACTTGTAAATGTCCGTTTTCCGGCTATCCTGACTTTGCGACAATTTATGTTAGCTATGTGCCTGATGAACGGGTAGTGGAATTGAAGGCGCTCAAACTTTATATTAATAGTTACCGCGATCGCTATATTTCCCACGAAGAATCTGCCAATCAAATTTTAGATGATTTTGTGGCTGCTTGCGATCCGTTGGAAGTCACGGTGAAAGCAGATTTCACGCCTCGCGGTAATGTACATACTGTAGTTGAAGTGCGTCACCAAAAGTAA
- a CDS encoding cytochrome c biogenesis protein gives MTLEDSASKELKWWAIPGQFLRQELLPVLTNLRLAIALLLLIAIFSSTGTVIEQGQSPAFYQANYPEHPALFGFLTWKVIQVVGLDHVYRTWWFLALLILFGTSLTACSFTRQLPALKAAQRWKYYEEPRQFQKLALSAELDTGSLNSLSEILQKHRYKIFPNQEKENLLYARKGIVGRIGPIIVHIGIVGILLGGIWGAMTGFLAQEMVASGDTFQVTNIVDAGPLAAKIPKDWSVRVNRFWIDYTPSGGIDQFYSDMSVLNNQGKEIDHKKIFVNEPLRYHGITFYQTDWGIAGVRVQFNNSPIFQLPMAQLNTNGNGRIWGTWVPTKPDLSEGVSLLAKDLQGMVLIYDATGKLVDTVRAGMFTEVNGVKLKILDVIGSTGLQIKADPGIPIVYTGFGLLMLGVVMSYFSHSQIWALQKGDRLYVGGKTNRAQVAFEQEVLEILDRLSSQPKGEEKEAAIEV, from the coding sequence ATGACTTTAGAAGATTCAGCGTCCAAAGAATTAAAATGGTGGGCGATACCTGGGCAGTTCTTACGTCAAGAGCTTTTGCCTGTACTGACCAACTTACGATTAGCGATCGCACTACTGCTATTGATTGCAATCTTTAGCTCTACAGGTACTGTCATTGAGCAAGGTCAGTCACCCGCATTTTACCAAGCCAACTACCCAGAACATCCAGCTTTATTTGGTTTCTTAACTTGGAAAGTAATTCAGGTAGTTGGATTAGACCATGTATATCGTACCTGGTGGTTCCTAGCATTACTCATCTTATTTGGCACTAGCTTAACTGCTTGTTCATTTACGCGTCAGTTGCCAGCCTTAAAAGCTGCCCAGCGCTGGAAATATTACGAAGAACCACGACAATTTCAAAAGCTAGCTTTAAGTGCAGAACTAGATACTGGTTCCCTAAATTCCCTCAGCGAAATATTACAAAAACACCGCTATAAAATTTTTCCAAATCAAGAAAAAGAAAATCTCCTTTACGCCCGCAAGGGAATAGTTGGACGCATCGGCCCAATTATCGTTCATATTGGCATCGTCGGTATTTTGCTAGGGGGAATTTGGGGGGCAATGACTGGGTTTCTGGCTCAGGAAATGGTTGCTAGTGGCGATACATTTCAAGTGACAAATATTGTCGATGCTGGCCCTTTAGCCGCAAAAATCCCGAAAGATTGGTCTGTGCGCGTCAATCGTTTTTGGATTGATTACACTCCATCTGGTGGCATCGATCAATTTTATTCAGATATGTCTGTCTTGAATAATCAGGGAAAGGAAATTGACCACAAGAAGATTTTTGTCAACGAACCTCTGCGCTATCATGGCATAACTTTCTATCAAACTGATTGGGGAATTGCAGGTGTTCGCGTCCAATTTAACAACAGCCCAATTTTTCAGCTACCGATGGCACAATTGAACACCAACGGTAACGGGCGGATTTGGGGAACCTGGGTTCCGACTAAACCGGATTTAAGTGAGGGTGTCTCTTTGTTGGCGAAAGACTTGCAAGGGATGGTATTAATTTATGATGCCACTGGCAAACTTGTTGATACAGTCCGCGCGGGGATGTTCACCGAAGTTAATGGCGTGAAGCTGAAAATTTTGGATGTTATTGGTAGCACTGGCTTACAAATTAAAGCCGATCCAGGCATCCCAATTGTTTACACAGGGTTTGGCTTGCTCATGCTGGGTGTAGTGATGAGTTACTTTTCCCACTCACAAATATGGGCATTGCAAAAAGGCGATCGCTTGTATGTAGGTGGCAAAACTAATCGCGCTCAAGTTGCCTTTGAACAAGAAGTTTTAGAGATTTTAGATCGGCTGAGTTCACAGCCAAAAGGTGAGGAGAAAGAGGCGGCGATTGAAGTTTAA
- a CDS encoding cytochrome c biogenesis protein CcdA produces MFDNLQTQIYQLEQFANIVVSNQLTHLSVVSVGIIFAAGLLTSLTPCMLSMLPITIGYIGGYEAKSRLQAAAQSTWFALGLATTLAGLGIIAGLVGKVYGQVGIGLPIIVSIIAILMGLNLLEALPIQFPSLNETNWISPDLPTGLRSYLLGLTFGLVASPCSTPVLASLLSWIASTQDLILGAVLLLSYTAGYVAPLILAGTFTASIKKLLELRRWSGWINPVSGALLVGFGVFSLISRIPLGSF; encoded by the coding sequence ATGTTTGATAACCTGCAAACCCAAATTTACCAACTAGAACAATTTGCCAACATCGTCGTTTCTAACCAACTAACACACCTTAGCGTGGTAAGCGTTGGTATCATCTTTGCCGCTGGCTTGCTCACTAGTCTCACACCTTGTATGCTTTCGATGCTGCCAATTACCATTGGTTACATCGGTGGTTATGAAGCTAAAAGTCGCTTACAAGCAGCTGCCCAATCAACTTGGTTTGCTTTAGGTTTAGCAACTACATTGGCAGGGCTAGGAATTATAGCAGGTTTGGTCGGAAAAGTCTACGGTCAAGTGGGGATTGGTTTGCCGATTATCGTCAGCATTATCGCTATTCTCATGGGGCTGAACTTATTAGAAGCACTGCCTATACAATTTCCATCCTTGAATGAAACGAATTGGATTTCGCCAGATTTGCCAACAGGATTGCGTTCCTATTTACTGGGACTGACTTTCGGCTTAGTCGCATCCCCTTGTAGCACCCCTGTTTTAGCGAGCCTGTTAAGTTGGATTGCCAGTACACAAGACTTAATTTTAGGCGCTGTTTTGCTACTTTCTTATACAGCCGGTTATGTAGCACCATTGATTTTGGCGGGTACTTTTACAGCTTCCATTAAAAAATTACTAGAATTGCGTCGCTGGTCTGGCTGGATTAACCCAGTTAGTGGGGCACTATTGGTAGGATTCGGTGTATTTTCCTTAATTTCTCGGATTCCCCTTGGCAGTTTTTAA